One genomic segment of Panicum virgatum strain AP13 chromosome 2N, P.virgatum_v5, whole genome shotgun sequence includes these proteins:
- the LOC120661311 gene encoding uncharacterized protein LOC120661311 produces MVAGKRAAADPTKSSNENKRTCSAEGGTTESLISDELCCDYQRIQSELGEQVSTDLFRSVATLVLSHGHEVLFACSGVAIERRRLFTRFVTAASLVRALHSDVKIDVCYEGKIVIGVLEDFDLDHKIAFVQAMENLDVYCVPLNPVVEWMPETAVVAVARDVSGKLMATTGKLERSDGEAGGHHIMFSTTCKLPEGWQGGASFDFDGNFVGMNLDLDMRLPIILPRSTILERWKHLRTPQRVSCLFFQGVKPYSRPQGGIALLNAHHDPFGDVCPDGVWPSGVNSIKVFLLSYQKSVVALASFNGGTKFFSCTGFFINFDDECQTILTSATLVRDPDGSNKIVEGLKIKVLLPNNQSKEGKLKHCSLQYNVALVRVCLDPKFCKKL; encoded by the exons ATGGTAGCAGGTAAGAGAGCTGCTGCTGATCCCACGAAATCCTCAAATGAGAATAAAAGAACATGCAGTGCGGAAGGAGGGACGACTGAGTCATTGATTTCAG ATGAATTATGCTGCGACTATCAACGTATACAGAGTGAGTTGGGTGAACAAGTTTCAACAGATCTGTTTAGAAGTGTTGCCACACTTGTTTTGTCTCATG GACACGAAGTGCTATTTGCATGCTCTGGCGTAGCTATAGAACGCCGGAGGCTCTTCACAAGGTTTGTTACTGCAGCAAGTTTGGTTAGAGCTTTACATAGTGACGTTAAG ATTGATGTGTGCTATGAAGGAAAAATTGTCATAGGTGTTCTGGAAGACTTCGATTTGGATCATAAAATTGCTTTTGTCCAAGCTATGGAAAACCTTGATGTTTATTGCGTACCTCTCAATCCTGTTGTGGAATGGATGCCGGAGACTGCGGTAGTAGCAGTCGCCCGAGACGTATCTGGGAAACTAATGGCGACAACCGGCAAACTTGAACGTTCAGATGGTGAAGCTGGTGGTCATCATATTATGTTCTCTACTACTTGTAAACTACCTGAG GGTTGGCAGGGGGGTGCGTCTTTTGATTTTGATGGGAACTTTGTTGGCATGAACCTTGATTTGGATATGAGATTACCCATTATCTTGCCAAGGAGTACAATTCTTGAACGGTGGAAGCATTTACGTACGCCTCAAAG GGTATCATGCTTATTTTTTCAAGGTGTGAAACCCTACTCCCGTCCTCAAG GTGGCATCGCTTTGCTTAATGCTCATCATGATCCTTTTGGTGATGTGTGTCCTGATGGTGTCTGGCCGTCTGGGGTAAATTCGATAAAAGTTTTTCTCTTATCTTATCAAAAAAGTGTTGTTGCACTTGCTTCGTTCAATG gaggaacaaagtttttttcatgcacaggattttTCATTAACTTTGATGATGAATGTCAGACTATTCTGACTTCAGCAACCTTGGTTAGGGATCCTGATGGTTCAAATAAGATTGTTGAGGGCCTGAAG ATTAAGGTGTTGCTTCCAAACAATCAAAGTAAAGAAGGGAAGCTGAAACATTGTAGTTTACAGTACAATGTTGCGCTagtcagggtgtgtttagatccaaaattttgcaaaaaactgTAA